One region of Limnospira fusiformis SAG 85.79 genomic DNA includes:
- a CDS encoding prepilin-type N-terminal cleavage/methylation domain-containing protein, which produces MFNPKLFPKFSRSSESGYTLLESIMAMVVVSILMVGISPVLGFAFATRVQARRIELASRAANSYISAVRADPTNEDLVDLNPGNPNAGPTSPDDLFCVDNDGSGGCETDSPTDMIVQGIGINECRDNLQHGYQLIVRVYRADAFAQSGQLEGANDDGSSNVGSSRVGLANPRDPLVQVRTEISPSGTGNEVFGSLRERLEGCSSDDEGD; this is translated from the coding sequence ATGTTCAACCCCAAACTATTCCCCAAGTTCTCCCGGTCCAGTGAATCTGGCTACACCCTGCTTGAGTCCATCATGGCTATGGTGGTGGTCAGCATCCTGATGGTGGGCATTTCTCCCGTGTTGGGTTTTGCCTTCGCCACACGGGTACAGGCTAGGCGCATAGAACTAGCCAGCAGAGCCGCTAACAGTTATATCAGTGCTGTCCGTGCTGACCCAACCAATGAAGACTTGGTGGATTTAAATCCCGGTAACCCGAACGCTGGACCAACCAGTCCAGACGACTTGTTCTGTGTGGATAATGACGGAAGTGGGGGATGTGAAACCGATAGCCCCACGGATATGATTGTTCAGGGAATTGGCATAAATGAGTGTAGGGACAACCTACAGCATGGTTATCAGTTGATTGTCAGGGTGTATCGTGCTGACGCATTTGCTCAATCGGGACAACTAGAGGGGGCTAATGATGACGGGTCTAGTAATGTAGGCAGTTCCCGAGTTGGTTTAGCAAACCCCAGAGACCCCCTAGTGCAGGTGCGAACGGAGATTAGCCCAAGTGGAACTGGCAATGAGGTTTTTGGGAGTTTACGTGAGCGTTTAGAAGGATGCAGTTCTGACGATGAAGGGGATTAA
- the hpsC gene encoding hormogonium polysaccharide secretion pseudopilin HpsC, which yields MLSLVRFWLICVLKPRSKTTQGNDLGFTMIELLVSAVVASMIITPILFFVVDVLQTDTREEIRARSEQELQTAADFIRRDLSQAIYIYDGQGVNAISRQLPDSDNVVLVFWRQEFIPNAVPPPNDRDRDCDNNRCDDAQVFSLVAYYLQTEREPNSPWSGQARISRLQIRDCPRDSSRNCVGDTRPDDGFQSNFESDEENDTLQDIMNRWRASGPITQPREVLIDYIDKTKLTNIDCESRGISNDDSDDLLSGGRYGFFVCVDSARTVALVNLRMNAAIRIDPNATEFNPNQRSLFPETNFLVEGLGRIKPIKSGNL from the coding sequence ATGCTGTCCCTAGTTCGGTTTTGGTTAATTTGTGTATTGAAACCTAGGTCAAAAACCACCCAGGGGAATGACTTAGGCTTCACGATGATTGAGTTATTGGTTTCGGCGGTTGTGGCTAGTATGATCATCACGCCCATCTTATTCTTTGTGGTGGATGTTTTACAAACCGATACCCGGGAAGAAATCAGAGCCAGATCGGAACAGGAGTTACAGACGGCAGCAGATTTCATTCGCCGCGACCTCTCCCAAGCTATCTATATCTACGACGGTCAAGGGGTTAATGCGATTAGTCGCCAACTTCCTGATTCCGATAATGTGGTATTGGTGTTCTGGAGACAGGAGTTTATCCCCAATGCTGTTCCCCCCCCTAACGATCGAGACCGTGATTGCGATAATAACCGTTGCGATGATGCCCAAGTTTTCTCTTTAGTTGCTTACTATTTACAAACAGAAAGAGAGCCTAATAGTCCTTGGTCTGGTCAGGCGCGTATTTCTCGCCTACAAATACGAGATTGTCCTAGGGATAGTAGCCGTAACTGCGTGGGTGATACAAGACCAGATGATGGTTTTCAATCAAACTTTGAATCAGATGAAGAAAACGATACGCTCCAGGACATAATGAATAGGTGGAGAGCCAGCGGCCCTATTACACAACCACGAGAAGTTCTGATTGATTACATAGACAAAACAAAACTAACAAATATAGATTGTGAGTCTCGTGGCATCAGTAATGATGATAGTGACGATTTACTATCGGGGGGTAGATATGGCTTTTTTGTATGTGTAGACTCGGCTAGGACAGTAGCTTTAGTTAACCTGAGAATGAATGCGGCAATTCGCATTGATCCGAATGCTACAGAATTCAACCCGAATCAGCGATCGCTTTTTCCAGAGACGAACTTTTTGGTTGAAGGCTTAGGTCGAATTAAACCGATAAAATCAGGGAATTTATAA
- a CDS encoding prepilin-type N-terminal cleavage/methylation domain-containing protein — MSVLINPKSVNPRRTKNQSGFTIIEILVVVLMVGIVGAIAAPTWIMFANRQKVRTVNDRVFNAIQRAQSEAQLTSRYRSLEFGEPRGIPAYRIYLTSEGRPSDDNAGWQTLDVNGEIKQGQITLRVVAPGGDNILRFDHLGVVLNSITEDNPFWVVVSSADNSVTHCVAVRTTLLSTARREGDDCPD; from the coding sequence ATGAGTGTTTTAATTAACCCAAAATCGGTCAATCCCAGGCGCACCAAAAACCAGTCGGGCTTCACCATCATTGAGATTTTGGTGGTAGTTTTAATGGTTGGCATTGTGGGTGCGATCGCCGCTCCGACATGGATAATGTTTGCCAATAGACAAAAGGTTCGCACCGTTAACGACCGGGTTTTTAACGCCATACAACGCGCTCAAAGCGAAGCGCAATTAACCAGTAGATATCGCTCCCTAGAATTTGGTGAGCCTCGAGGTATACCCGCATATCGAATTTATTTGACCTCTGAGGGACGACCGAGCGACGATAACGCGGGTTGGCAAACTCTCGATGTCAATGGCGAGATTAAACAGGGACAAATTACCCTGCGAGTTGTCGCACCAGGAGGCGATAACATCCTAAGGTTTGACCATCTAGGAGTTGTATTAAATAGCATAACCGAAGATAATCCTTTTTGGGTAGTTGTATCTTCCGCTGATAATAGCGTGACACATTGCGTGGCTGTCAGAACGACACTACTATCGACGGCGAGACGGGAAGGAGATGATTGCCCTGATTGA
- a CDS encoding pilus assembly FimT family protein, with protein MENTLIKHLLLVQKQAINLVAEKPVSSDSPGAKSRKSPTESGFSLLEVLGVMVIISILGGIAVPTWLGFANNQKLQTSIRRLNWAIHSAKSEAILSSTSWQASIREYGGRVQVAVHPAKTPPGQLPEGSWTNLEPGIEIHNRERNTRNKYETTLRRVDPDTNQVRNAGTVYRVLFNYQGCPVYNPSNFCTQTSLAAKGRIAIHHPEVPGQKRCIIISTLIGATRIGQQQQRPDQNGYYCH; from the coding sequence ATGGAAAATACATTAATTAAGCACTTGCTTCTGGTTCAGAAACAGGCTATTAATTTAGTGGCTGAAAAACCAGTTAGCAGTGACTCTCCGGGTGCGAAATCGCGAAAATCCCCTACAGAATCTGGGTTTTCTTTGTTAGAAGTCTTAGGGGTGATGGTGATTATATCAATACTAGGTGGGATAGCGGTTCCGACTTGGCTAGGTTTCGCGAATAACCAGAAACTGCAAACCTCTATCCGGCGACTCAACTGGGCTATCCACTCAGCCAAAAGTGAGGCTATACTATCTAGTACATCATGGCAAGCGAGTATCAGGGAATATGGGGGACGAGTACAGGTAGCGGTCCATCCCGCGAAGACTCCCCCTGGTCAACTCCCAGAAGGTTCATGGACTAACCTAGAACCGGGGATAGAAATTCACAACCGGGAAAGGAACACCAGGAATAAATATGAAACGACGCTGCGAAGAGTAGACCCCGACACCAACCAAGTCCGAAACGCGGGGACGGTGTACCGAGTTTTATTCAACTACCAAGGCTGTCCGGTCTATAACCCGTCTAATTTCTGCACGCAAACTTCTCTAGCTGCGAAGGGACGCATTGCTATCCATCATCCTGAAGTTCCAGGTCAAAAGCGATGTATCATCATTTCGACGCTGATAGGTGCGACTCGCATTGGTCAGCAACAGCAAAGACCGGATCAAAATGGCTACTATTGCCATTAA
- a CDS encoding tetratricopeptide repeat protein, with product MSTANQAVVCLNLGNDYVGSQQWELAANCYRQAIEADPNLAAAYTSLGSIWQHLQQPQAEAEKLYQIISENPGSVNPNFGLIVGESLEKHQDSQGAIAWYNLAIAIHPQFAVAHYKLAQAYHNTNQVDLAIASYQKAIELQPNIYIYYIGLGQALSSTKLDEQAITAYQKAIELKPDFSWSYHHLAVILTRLGRIDEAIDNYRQEIELNPDFYWSHFHLGDLLSQQNQPEEAIAAYRKAIAINPQQPEAHQRLTEILSRDQKTGEDALLGGRYEEAIAIYRDMVAAKPDYSWGYYGLGLALLNLRQWSEAIEVFNQAINLNPDCFWSYNNLGYCLFKQGEIPQAIDAYRKAIAIDPEIPEVYIRLGDTLLQQQDIDGAIAAYLDAIKAQPDGEIAYIKLRHLRTYSFIKLQPEQIEAIASGYQQAISQVPHYPEPYINYGDLLTEIGDISAAISTYKQGVLAKTKIIRPEFFSNHWETASVQGPNFLIIGAQKGGTTSLYEYLCHHPQIIPNLHKEVDFFMWQYYRGLDWYLAHFPPIPPGGEFLTGEASPSYIVDSKVCDRISQAFPEVKLIVTLRNPVDRAFSQYQDHRNWMGQEKRTLEQAMIDEIAILDTIDDPTQAERKFWGCQYGYLLRGMYVYFLEKWMQKFPPEQLLILTSEELYNHPQNTLKQVFEFLGLPDHQLSEYPRYTAGSYNPIPETLRQTLGDFFRPHNHKLEELLGRKFHWSP from the coding sequence ATGTCCACTGCTAATCAAGCTGTAGTTTGTCTGAATTTGGGAAATGATTATGTTGGGTCTCAACAATGGGAACTGGCGGCGAATTGTTATCGACAGGCTATTGAGGCTGACCCTAACTTAGCCGCCGCCTATACCAGTTTAGGCAGCATTTGGCAACATTTGCAACAACCCCAAGCTGAGGCGGAAAAACTTTATCAGATAATTAGCGAAAATCCTGGTTCTGTTAACCCAAATTTTGGTTTGATTGTCGGTGAGAGTTTGGAGAAACACCAGGATAGCCAAGGCGCGATCGCTTGGTATAATTTGGCGATCGCTATTCATCCTCAATTTGCAGTCGCTCACTATAAACTCGCCCAGGCATATCATAACACAAATCAGGTCGATTTGGCAATAGCCAGTTATCAGAAAGCCATTGAATTGCAGCCCAATATATATATCTATTATATCGGTTTGGGTCAAGCACTGAGTAGCACCAAACTAGATGAACAAGCTATCACCGCCTATCAGAAAGCCATTGAACTCAAGCCAGACTTTTCTTGGTCTTATCACCATTTAGCAGTCATTTTAACTCGATTAGGGCGTATTGACGAAGCCATAGACAACTATCGCCAGGAAATTGAATTAAACCCGGATTTTTATTGGTCTCACTTTCACTTGGGCGATTTACTCAGCCAGCAAAATCAGCCGGAAGAAGCGATCGCCGCCTACCGGAAAGCGATCGCCATTAACCCTCAACAACCAGAAGCACATCAACGGCTGACCGAGATTTTATCCCGAGACCAAAAAACTGGCGAAGATGCACTTTTAGGGGGGAGATATGAAGAAGCGATCGCCATTTATCGGGATATGGTCGCCGCTAAACCTGACTATTCCTGGGGATATTATGGTTTGGGTTTAGCATTACTAAACCTGCGCCAATGGTCAGAGGCGATTGAGGTATTTAATCAGGCAATTAATCTCAATCCCGATTGTTTTTGGTCTTATAATAATCTGGGATATTGTTTGTTTAAACAGGGAGAAATCCCCCAGGCGATTGATGCTTATCGAAAAGCGATCGCCATTGATCCAGAAATCCCAGAAGTCTATATTCGCCTGGGTGATACCCTCTTACAACAGCAAGATATTGATGGCGCAATTGCCGCTTATTTAGACGCTATTAAAGCCCAACCAGACGGGGAAATAGCATATATAAAACTGCGGCATTTACGCACCTATAGTTTTATCAAATTACAACCCGAGCAAATAGAGGCGATCGCCTCCGGTTATCAGCAGGCAATTTCCCAGGTTCCCCACTATCCCGAACCCTACATAAATTATGGTGATTTACTCACCGAAATAGGCGACATTTCCGCCGCCATTTCCACCTACAAACAGGGAGTCTTAGCCAAAACCAAAATCATTCGCCCCGAATTTTTTAGCAACCACTGGGAAACCGCATCAGTTCAAGGTCCGAATTTCCTAATTATTGGCGCTCAAAAAGGTGGCACAACCTCCCTTTATGAATACCTTTGTCATCATCCCCAGATAATTCCTAACCTCCATAAAGAAGTCGATTTTTTCATGTGGCAATATTACCGAGGCTTAGACTGGTATCTCGCCCATTTTCCCCCCATTCCCCCTGGCGGCGAATTTCTCACCGGAGAAGCCAGCCCTAGTTATATAGTCGATAGTAAAGTATGCGATCGCATTTCGCAAGCCTTCCCAGAAGTCAAGCTAATTGTCACCCTCAGAAATCCAGTAGATCGGGCTTTTTCTCAATATCAAGACCACCGAAATTGGATGGGTCAAGAAAAGCGGACTCTCGAGCAAGCCATGATAGATGAAATTGCCATTCTCGATACCATTGACGACCCCACCCAAGCCGAACGCAAATTTTGGGGATGTCAATATGGTTATCTACTGCGGGGAATGTATGTTTATTTTCTGGAAAAGTGGATGCAAAAATTCCCTCCCGAACAGCTTTTAATCCTCACCAGTGAAGAATTATATAACCACCCCCAGAACACCCTCAAACAGGTATTTGAGTTTTTAGGTCTTCCCGACCATCAACTCTCCGAATACCCCCGATATACCGCAGGTTCCTATAATCCCATACCAGAAACATTACGTCAGACCCTAGGCGACTTTTTCCGTCCCCACAACCACAAACTCGAGGAATTATTAGGCCGAAAATTCCATTGGTCGCCGTAG
- a CDS encoding bacteriohemerythrin — protein sequence MTPTWNDSLKIGIPLIDFQHQQLFDQMDLLIANLEQNRSPQELQSTIKFLEMYINNHFKYEESCMNLYKCPVAKNNQNAHKRFVISFEMIKSRVEHHDNFNSIVLSIKQDLRDWFIDHIKSIDTQLKPCIPTKKYG from the coding sequence ATGACTCCCACTTGGAATGATTCTTTGAAAATTGGCATCCCCTTGATTGATTTTCAACATCAGCAACTATTCGACCAGATGGATTTATTGATTGCTAACCTGGAACAGAACCGCAGCCCCCAGGAACTTCAATCAACTATCAAATTTCTGGAAATGTATATTAATAACCATTTCAAATATGAGGAGTCCTGCATGAATTTATATAAATGTCCCGTCGCCAAAAATAATCAGAACGCACATAAACGATTTGTGATCAGTTTTGAAATGATTAAAAGTCGCGTCGAACATCATGATAACTTTAACTCAATTGTTCTCAGCATCAAACAAGACTTGCGCGATTGGTTTATTGACCACATTAAAAGCATTGATACCCAACTGAAACCTTGCATACCTACCAAAAAATATGGATAA
- the argH gene encoding argininosuccinate lyase encodes MTEAKTWSQRFEKALHPAIATFNASIGFDIELIEYDLTGSVAHAKMLVKTGIISPEEGQALVDGLETIRQEYRQGQFNPGVDAEDIHFAVERRLTEIAGDVGKKLHTGRSRNDQVGTDTRLYLKDQIQQIRTQILDLQGVLLDLATNHVHTLIPGYTHLQRAQPLSLAHHLLAYVEMTHRDWERLGEVYQRVNTSPLGCGALAGTTFPIDRHYSAELLGFDRVYANSLDGVSDRDWAIEFLSASSLILVHLSRLSEEIIFWASQEFGFVTLTDSCSTGSSIMPQKKNPDVPELVRGKTGRVFGHLQGLLVLMKGLPLAYNKDLQEDKEALFDAVKTVKGCLEAMTILLSQGMEFRPQRLAEAVAEDFSNATDVADYLATKGVPFREAYNLVGKVVRTCLESGKLLKDLTLDEWKSLHPEFDVDIYDAIAPLQVVAARNSYGGTGFEQVKLALQNARDRLVAAQS; translated from the coding sequence ATGACTGAAGCTAAAACCTGGAGCCAACGATTTGAAAAGGCTTTGCATCCAGCGATCGCTACTTTTAACGCCAGTATCGGCTTTGATATTGAGTTAATCGAGTATGATTTGACTGGCTCCGTCGCTCATGCCAAAATGTTGGTCAAAACCGGGATTATCTCCCCCGAAGAAGGACAAGCCTTAGTTGATGGCTTGGAGACTATTCGCCAAGAATACCGCCAGGGTCAATTTAACCCCGGTGTCGATGCTGAGGATATTCATTTCGCCGTTGAACGCCGACTTACCGAAATTGCCGGAGATGTCGGTAAAAAACTCCATACGGGGCGATCGCGTAATGACCAAGTGGGAACTGATACCCGCCTTTACCTGAAAGACCAAATTCAACAAATCCGCACCCAGATTCTTGATTTGCAAGGGGTTTTATTGGATCTGGCTACTAATCACGTCCATACTCTCATACCAGGATACACTCATCTACAACGGGCGCAACCTCTCAGTTTGGCTCATCACCTACTGGCTTATGTGGAAATGACCCACCGCGACTGGGAACGTCTGGGAGAGGTTTATCAACGGGTCAATACTTCCCCTCTGGGGTGCGGTGCTTTGGCGGGGACTACTTTTCCCATTGACCGACACTATAGCGCCGAATTATTGGGGTTTGACCGGGTTTATGCTAATAGTTTGGATGGGGTGAGCGATCGCGATTGGGCGATCGAGTTTCTCAGTGCTTCTAGTCTCATTTTGGTTCACCTCAGCCGCCTCTCCGAGGAGATTATCTTTTGGGCTTCCCAGGAGTTTGGTTTTGTCACCCTCACTGATAGCTGTTCCACTGGCTCTAGTATTATGCCCCAAAAGAAAAACCCCGATGTTCCTGAATTGGTGCGCGGTAAAACTGGCCGGGTTTTTGGACATCTACAAGGGCTATTAGTCCTGATGAAGGGTTTACCTTTGGCTTATAATAAAGACCTCCAGGAGGACAAGGAAGCCTTATTTGATGCGGTCAAAACTGTGAAAGGCTGTCTGGAGGCGATGACTATTTTGTTATCCCAAGGGATGGAGTTTCGCCCACAACGTCTCGCTGAAGCAGTGGCGGAAGATTTCTCGAATGCTACTGATGTCGCTGATTATCTCGCTACTAAGGGGGTTCCTTTCCGGGAAGCCTATAATTTGGTGGGTAAGGTGGTCAGAACTTGTCTGGAGTCCGGGAAACTTTTAAAAGACCTTACCCTCGATGAGTGGAAGTCTTTACACCCTGAATTTGATGTCGATATTTATGATGCGATCGCACCTTTACAAGTCGTCGCCGCCCGGAATAGCTACGGCGGCACCGGTTTTGAACAGGTTAAATTAGCCTTGCAAAATGCGCGCGATCGCTTGGTGGCTGCACAATCATAA
- a CDS encoding PP2C family protein-serine/threonine phosphatase has product MTAVPLPRRSEQPSDSLSSSSDADVTSASHLKQMVARLHREQQNINELLSSLSFALRSFNNLNQFLELTPLVASRVTDADGGALVLFKPNGQVRFQRLHCQDGRQCQDIRAILEAATRQVISQPNDTITVGVVPESLAPQYVANLDDQVSSCLGQDVKLFSTEILVNNVSRGRLYVFSHAPDYLWTPTRQKLIRLVADQTAVAIANDELSVSLREKERLDRELEIGAEIQLRLLPRKCPKIPGLEVAARCQTANRVGGDYYDFIPSNFDKHEQENYPGEGEVSDGDTSSEHWSIVIGDVMGKGVPAGLIMTMTRGMLRAEVLNRHSPAQILQHLNRVMYADLENSNRFVTLFYSEYDPETKILSYSNAAHNPPLLWQAQSHSIRRLDTLGMLIGLDADTRYYQAQVQLHPGDTVIYYTDGFTDAANQRGDRFDEDNLQTAFQWACQNSQTPNRIVDYIFAEVQKFIGPSNSNIDDMTLVVLQVQPS; this is encoded by the coding sequence ATGACTGCTGTGCCACTTCCAAGACGCTCAGAACAACCTTCAGACTCCCTTTCAAGCTCCTCAGATGCTGATGTGACATCAGCCTCTCACTTAAAGCAAATGGTGGCTAGACTCCATCGGGAACAGCAAAATATTAATGAGTTGCTGAGTTCCCTAAGTTTTGCCCTCCGTAGCTTTAATAATCTCAATCAGTTCTTAGAATTAACTCCCCTAGTTGCTAGTCGAGTGACAGATGCTGATGGGGGTGCTTTGGTGCTGTTTAAACCTAACGGTCAGGTGAGATTTCAACGCCTACACTGCCAAGATGGTCGTCAGTGTCAGGATATTCGCGCCATTTTAGAGGCGGCTACCAGACAGGTGATATCCCAGCCTAATGATACCATAACGGTGGGAGTGGTTCCCGAGAGTCTCGCGCCCCAATACGTGGCAAACCTAGACGATCAGGTGAGTAGTTGCTTGGGGCAGGATGTAAAACTTTTTAGCACGGAAATCCTGGTTAATAATGTATCACGGGGGCGGTTGTATGTGTTCAGCCATGCTCCTGATTACCTGTGGACACCAACCCGCCAGAAATTAATTAGACTGGTAGCTGATCAAACGGCTGTGGCGATCGCTAATGATGAACTATCAGTTTCATTGCGGGAAAAAGAACGCCTAGACCGAGAATTAGAAATTGGTGCAGAAATTCAACTGCGCCTACTTCCCCGTAAATGTCCGAAAATTCCGGGTTTAGAAGTGGCTGCACGCTGTCAAACCGCCAACCGAGTCGGGGGAGACTATTACGACTTTATCCCCTCGAATTTTGACAAACATGAACAGGAAAATTATCCCGGTGAGGGAGAAGTTAGCGACGGTGACACATCATCGGAACATTGGAGTATTGTCATTGGTGATGTCATGGGAAAAGGAGTCCCAGCCGGGTTAATTATGACCATGACTAGGGGAATGTTACGCGCGGAAGTTCTTAACCGCCATTCCCCCGCCCAGATTCTGCAACATCTTAACCGGGTGATGTATGCTGACTTAGAAAATTCTAATCGGTTTGTGACTCTGTTTTATTCGGAGTATGACCCGGAGACTAAAATTCTCTCCTATAGTAACGCCGCCCATAATCCCCCTTTATTATGGCAAGCACAAAGCCACAGTATTCGTCGGTTAGATACTTTGGGAATGTTGATCGGTCTTGATGCTGATACCCGTTACTACCAAGCCCAAGTGCAACTGCATCCGGGGGATACTGTGATTTACTATACTGATGGCTTTACTGATGCGGCGAATCAACGAGGCGATCGCTTTGATGAAGATAACCTACAGACAGCCTTTCAATGGGCTTGTCAAAACTCCCAGACTCCCAATCGCATTGTAGATTATATATTTGCCGAAGTTCAGAAGTTTATCGGTCCGAGTAACAGTAATATTGATGACATGACTCTGGTTGTGCTACAGGTGCAACCCTCTTAA
- the ftsY gene encoding signal recognition particle-docking protein FtsY: MVFNWFRRQFSDRPSAEDTQQAEPSTTPDEPENKQPPQPTTANEDYLQWAKAAYQNIQQQHQPTEAPTEDAIDDVSPPTEAETSTIKAQETPAELTETTEPVEVAEEVAEEVAEEVAEEVAEEVAETAEVRETAEPVAIVEESIDESLPIWARTQAERQARIERLKETAISEPEPEGGQTTASGEGESTDLVFDEMFLWSAEVLANQGRRPEEVAVEEITWLQKLWKGLGRTRRNLLNQLKAIVGQGPLNQAAVEEIEALLLQADVGVEATDVIIEALQNRLLEDALPPEDAIAYLKQLLRDLLEKPYQNGYSPTFAPEKEQLNIWLITGVNGAGKTTTIGKIAHIAQKSDYRTLIAAGDTFRAAAVEQVKVWGERSGVEVIANPGKNTDPAAVVYDAIAAAKSRETELLVIDTAGRLQNKKNLMEELNKIRRVIDKQAPDAKVESLLVLDSTLGQNGLRQAQVFAEVAQLSGVVLTKLDGTAKGGVALAVVQQLGLPIRFIGVGESIEDLRPFSSYEFIEALLSG, translated from the coding sequence ATGGTTTTTAATTGGTTCCGCCGCCAGTTTAGCGATCGCCCCTCAGCAGAAGATACACAACAAGCTGAACCCTCAACAACTCCCGACGAACCCGAAAATAAACAACCGCCTCAGCCTACAACCGCTAATGAGGATTATTTACAGTGGGCTAAGGCTGCTTATCAAAATATTCAGCAACAACACCAGCCCACAGAAGCCCCCACAGAAGATGCTATTGATGATGTCTCCCCTCCCACAGAAGCCGAAACAAGTACCATCAAGGCTCAGGAAACCCCCGCAGAATTAACAGAAACGACTGAACCTGTGGAAGTGGCAGAGGAAGTCGCAGAGGAAGTGGCAGAGGAAGTCGCAGAGGAAGTCGCAGAGGAAGTCGCAGAGACGGCGGAAGTTAGAGAAACCGCTGAACCTGTAGCGATTGTTGAAGAGAGTATTGATGAGTCTTTGCCAATTTGGGCGAGAACCCAGGCGGAACGACAGGCGAGAATTGAGAGATTAAAAGAAACGGCTATTTCCGAACCGGAACCGGAAGGGGGGCAAACCACAGCCAGCGGTGAGGGAGAATCGACGGATCTAGTATTTGATGAGATGTTCCTGTGGTCGGCGGAAGTTTTGGCTAATCAGGGACGTAGACCAGAGGAAGTAGCAGTAGAGGAAATCACCTGGCTACAAAAGCTGTGGAAAGGTTTAGGGCGGACTCGCCGTAATTTGCTCAATCAATTAAAAGCGATCGTTGGTCAGGGACCCCTAAATCAGGCGGCGGTAGAAGAAATTGAGGCTTTATTGCTGCAAGCTGATGTGGGTGTAGAAGCTACTGACGTGATTATTGAGGCGCTACAAAACCGCCTGCTAGAGGATGCTTTACCCCCGGAAGATGCGATCGCCTATTTAAAACAACTTCTGCGAGATCTCCTGGAAAAACCCTATCAAAATGGCTATAGTCCCACATTTGCCCCCGAAAAAGAACAATTGAATATTTGGTTAATTACCGGGGTGAATGGGGCTGGAAAGACTACTACCATCGGGAAAATTGCCCATATTGCCCAAAAGTCAGACTACCGGACTTTAATTGCGGCTGGGGATACTTTCCGGGCGGCAGCAGTCGAACAAGTAAAGGTCTGGGGCGAACGTAGTGGCGTAGAGGTGATTGCTAATCCTGGAAAGAATACAGATCCGGCCGCCGTGGTTTATGATGCGATCGCTGCTGCTAAATCCCGCGAGACCGAATTGCTAGTTATTGATACTGCTGGTAGATTGCAGAACAAAAAGAACCTGATGGAGGAACTTAACAAAATTCGTCGCGTAATAGACAAACAAGCACCAGATGCTAAGGTAGAATCCCTCCTAGTCCTTGATTCAACTTTAGGTCAAAACGGACTACGCCAGGCCCAAGTATTTGCCGAAGTTGCTCAACTTAGCGGTGTGGTCTTGACAAAATTAGATGGAACTGCTAAAGGTGGTGTGGCTTTAGCTGTTGTACAACAGCTAGGTCTACCGATTCGTTTTATTGGTGTTGGGGAAAGTATCGAAGACCTGCGGCCTTTTTCAAGCTACGAGTTTATCGAAGCCCTGTTAAGTGGTTAA
- the nusB gene encoding transcription antitermination factor NusB: protein MQARRTARELALLGMSQLPSTPEKLETQQMEDVVLAAVRTLTTEGQESLETAMAELQRGNDRLLSSQTRAADLHSARTMVSEAIALTQSAINRLSTAVELPELVQLASQEDVYSYAVKILVELNTHREAVDSSLEEAMVDWQLSRLPRIDRDILRIAVTELLYLGVQEQIAVNEAVELAKRYSDQDSYRFINGVLRRVVDHLKTESSTV from the coding sequence ATGCAAGCTCGTAGAACAGCCCGTGAACTCGCCCTTTTGGGGATGAGCCAACTGCCATCAACTCCCGAAAAGCTTGAGACTCAGCAAATGGAAGATGTGGTCCTCGCTGCTGTCCGTACCTTAACCACAGAAGGACAAGAATCCCTAGAGACGGCTATGGCCGAATTACAACGGGGTAACGATCGCCTTTTGAGTAGCCAAACTAGGGCGGCGGATTTGCACAGCGCCCGGACAATGGTTAGTGAGGCGATCGCATTGACTCAATCAGCCATTAATCGTTTATCTACTGCTGTGGAATTGCCGGAATTGGTACAATTGGCAAGTCAGGAAGATGTCTACTCCTATGCTGTCAAAATTTTGGTCGAGCTTAACACTCACCGGGAAGCTGTCGATAGTTCCCTAGAAGAAGCCATGGTTGATTGGCAATTATCCAGACTCCCTCGCATCGATCGCGATATTTTAAGGATTGCTGTAACTGAATTGTTATATCTGGGGGTTCAAGAACAAATTGCCGTTAATGAGGCGGTGGAGTTGGCTAAACGTTATAGCGACCAGGACAGTTACCGATTTATTAACGGGGTTCTCCGTCGTGTTGTTGACCACCTCAAAACTGAGTCTTCAACTGTCTAA